The following coding sequences lie in one Plasmodium berghei ANKA genome assembly, chromosome: 7 genomic window:
- a CDS encoding prohibitin 1: MERILSSIGRLSVVAGGLSLIPYTFIYDVDGGERCVMFNRFGGVSEKTYGEGSHFYFPWFQTPYIYDIKMKPKVINTTTGTKDLQIVTLSLRLLFRPHTKHLPYLHSTLGPDYDERVLPSIGNEVLKAVVARYNAESLLTQRDTISKEIRESITARAKQFNIVLDDVAITHLSYGKEFAKAIEDKQVAQQESERVKFIVAKTEQEKIAAVIKAQGEAEAAKLISSAVKEYGNSLLEIRKLEAAKEIAENLSKSKNVTYFPSTSNILLNPKSF; encoded by the coding sequence ATGGAAAGAATTTTATCATCAATAGGCCGACTGAGTGTAGTTGCAGGTGGGTTGAGTTTAATTCCAtacacatttatatatgatgTTGATGGAGGAGAAAGATGTGTAATGTTCAATAGATTTGGAGGAGTAAGTGAAAAGACATATGGAGAGGGAagtcatttttattttccttgGTTTCAAAcaccatatatatatgacataaaaatgaaaccTAAAGTAATAAATACAACAACAGGTACTAAAGATTTGCAAATAGTTACACTAAGTTTAAGATTATTATTTAGACCACATACAAAACATTTACCATACTTGCATAGTACTTTAGGACCAGATTATGATGAAAGGGTATTGCCATCAATTGGTAATGAAGTATTAAAAGCAGTTGTGGCTAGATATAATGCTGAATCTTTATTAACACAAAGAGATACAATTTCTAAAGAAATAAGAGAAAGTATTACAGCGAGAGCTAAACAGTTTAATATAGTTTTAGATGATGTAGCTATTACTCATTTGAGTTATGGTAAAGAATTTGCTAAAGCTATTGAAGATAAACAAGTAGCACAACAAGAAAGTGAAAGAGTTAAATTTATTGTTGCAAAAACCGAACAAGAAAAAATTGCTGCAGTTATTAAAGCACAAGGAGAAGCAGAAGCTGCAAAATTAATTTCTTCAGCTGTAAAAGAATATGGTAATAGTTTGCTAGAAATAAGAAAATTAGAAGCAGCTAAAGAAATAGCAGAAAATTTAAGCAAGTCTAAAAATGTTACTTATTTTCCATCTacatcaaatatattattaaatccTAAAAGCTTTTAa
- a CDS encoding U6 snRNA-associated Sm-like protein LSm8, putative has product MASINIESYIENEILVITKDSRIFTGKLKGFDQTTNIILGNCYERIYKDSLEKISLGIYIIRGDNVTLIGEIDEEVDRNILQNKIKPEMLKPIIY; this is encoded by the exons atggcttctataaatattgaatcatatatagaaa aTGAAATATTAGTCATTACTAAAGATAGTAGAATATTTACGGGGAAATTAAAAGGGTTTGATCAAacaacaaatataatactaGGAAATTGTTATGAAAGGATATACAAAGATTCgttggaaaaaataagcttaggaatatatattataagaGGAGATAATGT aacACTAATAGGGGAAATAGACGAAGAGGTGGATAGAAATATacttcaaaataaaattaagcCCGAAATGCTCAAACCA ataaTATACTAA
- a CDS encoding prolyl 4-hydroxylase subunit alpha, putative: protein MIKKDKMNIEQTGSNKFAFGKQNEDNLIIQKTKNIFNPINQSKIIENIEKNRFGIKLYDNNLEYNDNIETIIKKVINEKNIYFYKKYPSYLLYLSNEIDQENGKDANNPNDNYKIQDNKKIFFKIQILPKNMAIIYNIVPKNLIEKILTICENKYKKSKTSIGYENDKQENYKLKNSINRTSSTVFLYTIRNKSMIQETHIDNDSTIIYTKDQSIIELENTICDLVKIPLCYLEPLAIVKYEKNNYFNLHHDGSFRRATLLIYLNDVNKDGETIFPYYNLSIKPIQGSGIFWYNNIPIENDYAIHYCTSKIKQFYKNFIKNTHLQPNNHIPIEKKTPIIEEDAQTMHYNKNSINSDITTFNNCCNFNNRQDTVSTLYTNNLPNHNNFSINETKDLIHFLKNKSNLQKFSIGLVNDEFGYMYITDMTMIHQANKVTDEYKYVINCFFNINVVRNV, encoded by the coding sequence atgataaagaaagataaaatgaatatagaACAAACAGGTAGCAATAAATTCGCCTTTGGAAAGCAAAATGAAGACAATCTTATCAttcaaaaaacaaaaaacatttttaatccCATAAATCaaagtaaaataattgaaaatatcgaaaaaaacagatttggaataaaattatacGATAACAATCttgaatataatgataatattgaaactataataaaaaaggtaattaatgaaaaaaatatttacttttacaaaaaataccCATCTTATCTTCTATACTTAAGCAATGAAATAGATCAGGAAAATGGAAAAGATGCAAATAATCCAAATgacaattataaaattcaagataataaaaaaatattttttaaaattcaAATTCTCCCTAAAAATATGGCAATTATTTACAACATTGTtccaaaaaatttaatagaaaaaattttaacTATATgcgaaaataaatataaaaaaagtaaaacaTCAATTGgttatgaaaatgataaacaagaaaattataaattaaaaaattcaataaATAGAACAAGTTCAactgtatttttatataccaTTCGAAATAAATCAATGATCCAAGAAACACACATCGATAACGATTCtactataatatataccAAAGATCAAAGTATAATAGAATTAGAAAATACTATATGTGATCTTGTTAAAATACCTTTATGTTATTTAGAACCATTAGCTATAgttaaatatgaaaaaaataattattttaatttacaCCATGATGGCTCATTTCGGAGAGCCAcacttttaatttatttaaatgatgTAAATAAAGATGGGGAAACTATATTCccttattataatttatcaaTTAAACCTATTCAAGGTTCTGGAATATTTtggtataataatataccaATAGAAAATGATTACGCAATTCATTATTGTActagtaaaataaaacaattttataaaaattttataaaaaatacacattTACAACCAAACAATCATATCcctattgaaaaaaaaactccAATTATTGAGGAAGACGCCCAAACTATGCATTACAACAAAAATTCAATCAATAGTGATATAACAACATTTAACAACTGTTGCAATTTTAATAACAGACAAGATACAGTTTCCACTctttatacaaataatttgcctaatcataataatttttctattaatgaaacaaaagatctaattcattttttaaagaataaatcaaatttacaaaaattttcaattgGTCTTGTAAATGATGAATTTGGTTATATGTACATTACTGATATGACTATGATACATCAAGCTAATAAAGTAACAGACGAATATAAATACGttataaattgttttttcaatattaatGTGGTTAGGAATGTTTAA
- a CDS encoding coiled-coil domain-containing protein 124, putative — MPQWGTGNSRAIEARMRKKMEKDRKQKELEEKRLDEYWKDDDKKAQAKIQRKIEAENKKQQKLDRKKELRELYGEEEKALKTNKESKATNAKITQAQILQRLIEEKKKEMKDEKKKTENTNIHEMELEDNLNHIIRDEMGNYDECINATGIDNIINSLGNVSFEKTKKVKAAYKKYEEENLPLVKEEYKNLKLSQYKQILWKKFKKSADNPMNQKD, encoded by the exons ATGCCGCAATGGGGGACTGGTAATTCAAGAGCTATTGAAGCAAGGATGaggaaaaaaatggaaaaagaCCGAAAGCAGAAAGAATTGGAAGAAAAGCGATTAGATGAATATTGGAAAgatgatgataaaaaagCTCAAGCAAAAATTCAAAGAAaa ATTGAAgctgaaaataaaaaacaacaaAAATTGGACAGGAAAAAGGAATTGAGAGAATTGTATGGAGAAGAAGAAAAGGCATTAAAGACAAATAAAGAAAGT AAAGCAACAAATGCGAAAATAACACAAGCTCAAATTTTACAGCGATTAATAGAAGAGAAGAAGAAGGAAATGAAGGacgaaaagaaaaagacg gAAAACACAAATATACACGAAATGGAATTGGAAGATAACCTCAATCATATTATTAGGGACGAGATGGGCAACTACGATGAATGCATAAatg cTACTGGAATTGATAACATTATTAATTCCCTTGGAAATGTATCGTTtgaaaaaacgaaaaaggTGAAAGCG gcttataaaaaatatgaagaagaaaatttaCCGCTTGTAAAGGAGGAGTACAAAAACTTGAAGTTATCACAATATAAGCAGATATTATGGAAAAAG TTCAAAAAATCAGCTGATAACCCAATGAATCAAAAggattaa
- a CDS encoding GPI-anchored micronemal antigen, putative, producing the protein MKRNILFPLLLITAVLNAVNSLIKNGNNNSQPLVPEVSTSKNASHNEDTCEIQKMAEEMIENLLNEKDVLTLIMEPLQNKLNDDYICEPVKYNNICIYEKDKTPLTFQCTSEKYENLIHRFTYKKLCRSKITYCNILLKSFIDKNKESNTFDTIINNYNVLLSCVDSDLKAIYKESISLLSDLRDSIIDITEKLWSKNISDVFKKREQLITGIFCELRNGNTSNLISHGLSYENFGILKINNEKLLNQAFDAFSEYYYYFPLFAIKLLEKGGFLERLVSIHANLTNYRAKNIIKKINDKSRNEVLSNDDLFTNLNNYKHHNQKNTNSFINITGTITEDNLVEGINDFNKIDSNLRNDSTTSMESKNTNILPPKDTNTNNLDNKNLSNPLSSPELLKTKDVSELVKDMIKSLNIVKFENDQPTNKTDEEGIKKLIENSFMDLSDNSMLVRLLLKPQAAILYIIQSFILMTPSPTRDAKTYCKKSLVNGQLIDTSDANITSEEDDLINNFASKYNLIYEKLIVEELRENEQNTKTLKTSQKKLSALEVRNTQNNNPNGGNTNSPLIAVVSDPNGEETDAIINNNVNLSALSTDIEQTFKTLSSTGTSFSSSVSYALFALLSIFLYFI; encoded by the coding sequence ATGAAACGCAATATATTATTCCCTTTATTACTTATAACCGCAGTGTTAAATGCTGTAAATTCcctaataaaaaatggaaacaATAACTCACAACCCTTAGTCCCTGAAGTAAGCACATCGAAAAATGCCAGTCACAACGAAGATACCTGTGAAATCCAAAAAATGGCAGAAGAAATGATAGAAAATTTGTTGAATGAAAAAGATGTATTAACCTTAATAATGGAACCactacaaaataaattaaatgatgattatatatgtgaaccagtaaaatataataacatatgtatatatgaaaaagaCAAAACCCCTTTAACATTTCAATGTACAAGTGAGAAATATGAAAACTTAATTCATCGATTtacttataaaaaattgtgcCGTTCAAAAATAACCTattgtaatattttattaaaatcgTTTATTGATAAGAATAAAGAAAGCAATACATTTGATactataataaataattacaaCGTTCTATTAAGCTGTGTTGATAGTGATTTAAAAGCAATTTATAAAGAATCAATAAGTTTACTTTCCGATTTAAGGGATTCAATTATAGATATAACAGAAAAATTATGgtctaaaaatatttcagatgtttttaaaaaacgAGAACAATTAATTACAGGAATATTTTGTGAACTAAGAAATGGAAATACATCGAATTTAATATCTCATGGTTTATcatatgaaaattttggtattttgaaaattaataatgaaaaattattaaatcaGGCATTTGATGCATTCTCGgaatactattattattttccattatttGCAATTAAGCTGCTGGAAAAAGGGGGATTTTTAGAAAGACTAGTATCGATTCACGcaaatttaacaaattatagagctaaaaatatcatcaaaaaaattaatgataaaTCGAGAAATGAAGTTTTAAGTAATGATGATTTGTTCACAAATTTAAACAATTATAAACACCATAACCagaaaaatacaaattcgTTCATTAACATAACTGGAACAATTACAGAAGACAATTTAGTCGAAGGTATTAAcgattttaataaaatagattCCAACTTACGAAATGATTCAACCACATCTATGGaatcaaaaaatacaaatatattaccGCCAAAGGACACAAACACCAATAACctagataataaaaatttaagtaATCCATTATCTTCCCCAGAActattaaaaacaaaagatGTTTCTGAATTAGTAAAAGATATGATAAAAAGCTTAAACATTgttaaatttgaaaatgatCAACCCACTAATAAAACAGATGAAGAAGGAATTAAAAAACTCATAGAAAATTCTTTTATGGATTTAAGTGACAATTCTATGCTGGTTCGTTTATTACTAAAACCACAAGCagcaatattatatataattcaatCATTTATTCTTATGACACCATCCCCTACCCGAGATGCTAAAACATATTGCAAAAAGTCATTAGTTAATGGCCAATTAATTGATACCTCAGATGCAAATATAACATCAGAAGAAGAtgatttaattaataattttgctAGTAAATACAACTTAATTTACGAAAAATTAATTGTTGAGGAATTAAGagaaaatgaacaaaatacaaaaacattaaaaacGTCACAAAAAAAGTTGTCAGCATTAGAAGTTCGTAACACACAAAATAACAATCCAAATGGAGGAAATACCAATTCTCCATTAATTGCAGTAGTGAGTGATCCAAATGGTGAGGAAACTGATGCtataataaacaataatGTTAATCTATCAGCATTATCAACGGATATAGAACAAACTTTTAAGACTTTAAGTTCTACGGGAACAAGTTTTTCTTCTAGTGTTTCTTATGCCTTATTCGCTTTgctttctatttttttatatttcatttaa